In the Cellulomonas sp. C5510 genome, GCGGAGCTCGGCGTCGGGACCGGTCGGGTCGCCCTCCCGCTGGCCGGTTCCCTGCTGCGGGACGAGGACGGACCGGTCGAGTACCTCGGCGTCGACGTGTCCGCCGCGATGCTGGGCGAGCTGGGCTCCCACGACCCGCGCGGGCTCGTCTCCCCCCTGCTCGCCGACATCACCGACGTCACGCTGCCCACCGGCCTCGACGCCGTGCTGTGCGTCTGCGGGACCCTCTCGATGATCACCGAGCCGCGCGGCCAGGCGGCCGCCGTCGCAGCCGCAGCCGCCGCCCTGCGTCCCGGCGGCGTGCTGGTGGTCGAGACGCACCACGCCGACGCCGTCCTCGCCCTGCACCCGACCGCCGACCGGTCCTGGGCCGTCGCCTACCCGGGCGACCGCCGGATGCTCGCCACGTTCTCCCACCTCGACGGCCGACGGTGGGACCTCGAGCACTGCTGGCTGGATGCCGGCACGGCGACCTTCGCCCGCGAGAGCAGTCGCGTGACGTCCCTCGACGAGGTCGACGCGTACGCGACAGCCGCCGGCCTCGTCCCGGCCGGCCGCAGCGCGGGCCTCCGCGGCGCCCCGCTGACTCCGGCGTCGCCGACGGCGACCGCCGTGTACCGCCGTCCCGGGCCCCCGCCCCCGGAACCCGACCAGGAAGGCTGACCCGTGGACCGTTCAGACCTCCGGCGCGCGCTCCGCCACCTCGAGACCAGGGACGGCGCCCTCACCGCCACCGAGCGGCTGTCGGCGCTCGTCACCCTCTGGTCCAGTCTCGAGCACCTGGCCAACGGCGCGAACCGGCGTCCCGGCGGTTTCAACGACTGGCAGCAGCTGCGGCGCACGGGCCTGGCCGAGCAGCGCGCGGTGCGCAGCGTGCTGGACGTCGTCGCCCGGCCCCCGGTGCTGACGGCCCTGCACTGCGCGCGCATCGCGGCATCGGCGGTGCACCTGGCCCCGGTCCGGGACCGGCGGGTGCGCGCGGTCGCGGCAGCCGTCAACGCCGGGACCGGCCTGCTCACCGCCCCCGTCCACCACAACGGTGGCGACGGCTCGGACCAGGTCGGGTTCTTCACCCAGGCGCTGTCCGCCGTCGCCCGCGCCCGCCCGGGAACCCGCACGACCAACGCCGTGCTGTGGACGCTCGCGTCGCAGGCCACGCTCGCCTACCTGGTGTCGGGCTGGGTCAAGCTCGCCGGCGAGCCCTGGCGGCGTGGCTCCGCGCTCGACGGCGTGATGCGCACCCGCACCTACGGCGCCGAACCGGTGTACCGGATCGTCCACCGGCACCCCGTGCTCGCGCGGGCCGGCGAGATCGGCACCCTGGCCCTCGAGTGCGGCTTCCCCGCGGTGTTCCTCCCCCACCGCGGCCTGCGCGTCGCGTACCTCGGCGCTGTCGCGGGGATGCACGCGTCGATCGCCGGGGTCATGGGGCTCGGGCGGTTCCTCCCGGCGTTCCTCGCGCTGCAGCCGGCCGTGCTCTACACCGCCGGGACGGCCCCCGGACGGG is a window encoding:
- a CDS encoding bifunctional 2-polyprenyl-6-hydroxyphenol methylase/3-demethylubiquinol 3-O-methyltransferase UbiG yields the protein MTAALTRPGPSAGTSGSGHDGRAGYREYGDQFAAFYDAVFPREAIGTDELAWLRQVLPGRTRRLAELGVGTGRVALPLAGSLLRDEDGPVEYLGVDVSAAMLGELGSHDPRGLVSPLLADITDVTLPTGLDAVLCVCGTLSMITEPRGQAAAVAAAAAALRPGGVLVVETHHADAVLALHPTADRSWAVAYPGDRRMLATFSHLDGRRWDLEHCWLDAGTATFARESSRVTSLDEVDAYATAAGLVPAGRSAGLRGAPLTPASPTATAVYRRPGPPPPEPDQEG